From one Haloferax marinisediminis genomic stretch:
- a CDS encoding tubulin/FtsZ family protein yields MKLGTIGVGNAGSKIVDKMVEFESLTNRKLCRHVMVINTARTDLTKPDHIPENRRVLIGDTHQKAKGHGVGGDVDVGAEVAKNDMDEIRRAFDDVDIHEVDAILVCASLGGGTGSGAAPVVIKELQKMYDEPVYGLGVLPGKYEGGRPALNAARSLQSFVNNTDNFIAFDNDAWRSKGQTVGEGYEGMNRELATRIVTLLGAGEYDEATTAENAMDSSDIIRTLDTNGISSIGYASTTVNNNGDGLLNRFREEHEIEDTTNSAAKINGLVRRAVNSRLTLPCEVSSADRALIVLSGPPSELSRKGLESAREWIEKEVDTVEVLAGDDPRENASALSAVVLLSNVTETPRIKAIQEQAVEAQEKIAEQEAVREEEIANLIKDKDGKIDPVI; encoded by the coding sequence ATGAAATTAGGCACAATCGGTGTCGGCAATGCGGGCAGCAAGATTGTCGACAAGATGGTCGAATTCGAATCGCTCACGAACCGAAAGCTCTGTCGTCACGTGATGGTCATCAACACCGCTCGGACAGACCTCACCAAACCGGACCACATCCCGGAGAACAGACGGGTGTTGATTGGTGATACGCATCAGAAAGCCAAAGGTCACGGTGTCGGTGGCGACGTGGACGTTGGCGCGGAAGTCGCCAAGAACGACATGGACGAGATTCGGCGTGCGTTCGACGACGTAGACATCCACGAAGTCGACGCGATTCTCGTCTGTGCGTCCCTCGGCGGTGGCACCGGCAGTGGTGCGGCACCAGTCGTCATCAAAGAGTTGCAGAAGATGTACGACGAACCGGTGTACGGTCTGGGCGTTCTCCCCGGAAAGTACGAAGGTGGCCGTCCGGCACTCAACGCCGCCCGGTCGCTCCAGTCGTTCGTCAACAACACTGACAACTTCATCGCTTTCGACAACGACGCGTGGCGCTCGAAAGGCCAGACCGTCGGTGAAGGATACGAAGGGATGAACCGCGAACTGGCGACTCGTATCGTCACCCTCCTCGGTGCAGGAGAGTACGACGAGGCCACCACCGCCGAGAACGCGATGGACTCCAGCGACATCATCCGAACGCTCGACACCAACGGCATCTCGTCGATTGGCTACGCGTCGACGACGGTGAACAACAACGGAGATGGCCTGTTGAACCGTTTCCGCGAAGAACACGAAATCGAGGACACGACGAACTCCGCGGCGAAGATAAACGGGCTCGTCCGACGGGCCGTCAACTCCCGACTCACGCTCCCGTGTGAAGTCTCGAGCGCCGACCGGGCGTTGATCGTTCTCTCTGGACCACCGTCGGAACTCTCTCGGAAGGGGCTCGAGAGTGCCCGCGAGTGGATCGAAAAGGAAGTCGACACGGTGGAAGTGCTGGCCGGCGACGACCCCCGAGAGAACGCCTCTGCACTCTCGGCCGTGGTGTTGCTGTCGAACGTCACCGAGACGCCTCGAATCAAAGCGATTCAGGAGCAGGCGGTCGAAGCACAAGAAAAGATTGCCGAGCAGGAGGCCGTGCGCGAGGAAGAGATCGCGAACCTGATCAAGGATAAGGACGGCAAAATCGACCCGGTCATCTGA
- a CDS encoding tetratricopeptide repeat protein yields MASTRDHRYSEGAGFGDPYEGFDLDPPELRQNTRLVDPTDDYVLADIVDESQVVPEHVDIPALIEVGLAYVAIEEYEQAVDSFARAIAYADEDSPEAQEAWVNKGVAHAQLAEYDEAVGAAREALRIDDDNEHAATAEMNLAYALWEFGDSSEPLDHAERAVELDPRHPHAWYNRGFFLAERGQYEEAIRCFDAAIALGMRDISVTSERERALEKIAPTELEDLESEGVERALETDGDGVEERGE; encoded by the coding sequence ATGGCCTCGACACGTGACCACCGATACTCTGAGGGAGCGGGGTTCGGCGACCCGTACGAGGGATTCGACCTCGACCCTCCCGAACTCCGGCAGAACACGCGACTCGTCGACCCGACCGACGACTACGTGCTCGCCGACATCGTAGACGAGTCGCAGGTCGTCCCCGAGCACGTCGACATCCCGGCACTCATCGAAGTCGGGTTGGCTTACGTCGCGATCGAGGAGTACGAACAGGCGGTCGATAGTTTCGCACGTGCGATTGCGTACGCCGACGAAGATTCTCCCGAAGCGCAGGAGGCGTGGGTGAACAAAGGCGTCGCCCACGCCCAGTTAGCAGAGTACGACGAGGCAGTCGGTGCCGCGCGAGAGGCACTGCGCATCGACGACGACAACGAACACGCCGCGACGGCGGAGATGAACCTCGCGTACGCACTCTGGGAGTTCGGCGACTCGTCAGAACCGCTCGACCACGCAGAGCGAGCGGTCGAACTCGACCCGCGCCACCCACACGCGTGGTACAATCGGGGTTTCTTCCTCGCAGAACGGGGACAGTACGAAGAGGCGATTCGGTGCTTCGACGCCGCCATCGCGCTCGGGATGCGCGATATCTCGGTGACCAGCGAACGCGAACGTGCGCTAGAGAAAATCGCGCCAACCGAGCTGGAAGACCTCGAGTCGGAAGGTGTCGAGCGTGCGCTCGAAACAGACGGGGACGGCGTCGAAGAGCGAGGCGAGTAG